One Novipirellula galeiformis genomic window, CTCGGTAATATCCGCCGGACGTGACAACCCGGCCGGTCCCTGGCTGGTATCGGTCAAATACAGATAACCGCTGTTCGCCCCCAAGAAGCCTGGCCCGCGAGTCACATTGGGATAGCCAATCAACACGTACGGAGGCGCCCCATCGTCCGCGGCGCCCCGTTGGTTTGCGACAATCGAACCGAGTGACGGATACAATACCGTCCCGGTCACCGCTCGCCCGGTATGCATGCGATTGGTTGCCGCGGCATGCTCGTCGATGACTTCATGGTTTACCGTGCGCACCGCGGTCACGCGGTCCATTAGCGGCGCCAGTTGCTTCAAGTGCTCACACACCTGTACCTCCGGCACGGCGGTGTCGATGGCCGAGTAGTACGAGCCCGCTTTCTTGGCGACGGGATCCCCACGGCGTTTGGGATCAAACGTATCGATCTGCCCCATCCCGCCACCGAGCCAAATGGAAATCACATGTTCCGCGTTGCCCTGAATCAGCGGCTGGGACGACGAAGCGGCGGCAGCCCGAGGCAGCAACAATCCACCGGCCGTAGCGGTCATCGCAGCGAGACTCTTTCGACGATTCAAACGTAACAGCGAGTTATCTTTATTCATCTTACTCATCCCACTCGGATTAATGATTTCACACTTGACTCGGGCGACTCCGCTTGCTTCTGGCGAGTTCGCATGGACCGGGCGACCTCGAAACGGCTTACGGCACCCAGGCAAATTCACGGTGGTTGATCAGACTCCAAATGAAGTCCTCGTACACCGTTCGCCAACGGGGATCCAGACGCGGGTCCACCGGCGGTCCAAGGCTCACGCGCCGCTCCAACGTCTTTTGAATCGTATCGGTTTCGCTCTGCAGGTGGTTGAACCACGTGACCAACGGAAGCGGTGGCAGCGGCTCGGGATATTGGACCTGCGATTCGGGAAGCAAACGTTTTTCAAATCCATCGCCCAGGGCTGTGGTAAACACTTGCCGTTCACGTTCGCTGGGCGGTCGACACAGGATTCGCAGGAACCACTGATCCACCAGCGATTCAGGCGACGTCGCTTCGATTGCAACGTTGCTTAATTCACTGCCCAACGAGGCTCGCGTCAGCGTCATCGACAAACTTCCGTTGGCCAACACCCCCGGTTGCAAGACATTGGGCTCTGTATCACGAACGCAGATCGGTTTTTGACGAGACCCGTTCCATCCAAACGCTTGCAACACATCAGCTACCACTCGAGCACGTGGCAACGATAAACTCGGACGATCACGCTCGTTATTTAAACTGGCGAACATCCACGCACGCGTCGGTACTCCCAACGATTGGCGTTGTCCAATCGGTCGTTGTCCGTCATGCACGAATGTCAATTCTTCGACATCCATTTCGTTCCCGGTCGCGACATGCAATGAATCGACAATCTGTTCGGCCGTCAAACGCCGTCGATCCGGCGAGCTGAAGAAACGCTGTTCCGCAGCGGCACCAAGATTCTGTCCCAACGCTTCGCGCTGGTAAGCGTCGGAGGTCATGATTCGCCGCATCACGACCCGCAAATCGTAGCCGTGAGTGATCCATTCCTGGACCATCCAATCGAGCAACTCCGGGTGACTCGGCGTTTGCCCTTCCCAATCATTGACGGGTTCGACCAAGCCGGCTCCCATCAATCGTTTCCAGACGTGGTTGACCATGACTTGGCCAAAGCGACGGTTCTGAGGGGCAGTGATCAACATCGCCAAACGCTCGCGTGAGTCGTCGGCGTCGATCACCTGCGATTGCATTTGATCCTCCGCACCCAACTCGATCAGATCGGAAAGCGGCCACGCCGGCGGGATGGACTCATTCGGTTTAAGCGTGACTCGAATCAATGATTCGCGGCCCTTTTTCTCAAAAAAGGCATCGGGAACGCGACTGCTCGCGGGCACCTTCACGCTTTTGCGTTCCAGCATCGCCGCGAGGGAGTACAAATCACGCTGCAGCGTTGAGTGATACGGGGAATCGTGGCATCGTGCACACTGCAGATCCACCCCCAGAAAGGCGGCGGCCAGAATGTTTGCTTTCTCGGCAAACGGGGCATCACTTTCACCAGACATGCTGAAGCCAGCACTCCCACCGGTGTCAGCACTTCCTCGCATCATGATGAGCTCGGTGATCATGCGATCGACCGGCTTGTGGTCACGAAGTGAATCGTACAGGAACCAGCGAAACGGTCCCGTGCTGCCCATCGACTGATTCAACAACGTTGGGTTTTCCGCCAACCGATCTTGCCAGAAGCTGATCCAATGATCGGCAACACGCGGGTCGTCAAGCATTGCGTCGATCAATCGCTCGCGTTTGTCGGGCCGAGAATCGTCAAGGAACCGCTGAGCTTCCGCAAGCGTTGGAGGTACCCCCACGGTGTCAAGGTAAACGCGGCGAAGGAACGAGGCATCGCTGAGCATCGGAGCAGGCTCGATGCGGTGTTGATCAACCGGGGGCGCGGGCCACGCGGCGCCGTCGCGAATCCATTGCTCCAAAATGGAAATTTGATCCTCACTCAAACCGGTATCGGTGGGAGGCATCGCACCGCTGCGAAGTTGCGAAATCAACTCGCTTGCTTCCGGATCACCGGGCACGACCGCCGGTTGCTCTGACTCCCCCGCCTGCAATGCGGCGTCACGCGAGTTCAATTTCAATCCGCCCTTGTCCTTCTCGCCGTGGCAACGAAAGCAATGATCTCGCAGAATCGGTAGAACGTGTCCGTAAAATTGCTTGGATACTTTACCATCACTGTTCGCGGCCGCTTCCACCGCCGTGGCAATCTTGTCGTGAATCCATGCGTCCACGGGATGCCCTTGCCCGTCGCCGGCGACCGCGTCGGTACGGGGCGACGGAATCGTGGACGCGAGATGTTCGGCTACCCACTGTGATGCGATCGCGTGTCGTTTTTCCCAGTACGCATCTTGCGAAGCCGCCGCGAAACGCCGCGATTTGTCATCCAATGCACGCATTCGCTGTTCGGTTGTCGCCAAGGCATCCTCAACAGCTTGATCGGTCATTGGCACGACCGTCGCCCCCACGGGGGTGAGCAAATCATATGACTCGCGGCCTTCGGTTTGCACGGCAATGCAG contains:
- a CDS encoding DUF1553 domain-containing protein — its product is MNMIHTTKIFFVLLLLASVADPAWAEEPAIVVELDFGSEASSLYQSHGAVRHDQRGPRPPLYPDVQSNNTAIRLGDAGGHLSIDDPVAPSPFDFTNGDAITLEAWVKFETPAHRHPINIIGKGRTGNPGVAKDNQNWALRVEKVGDQMHVGFLFATELTSTADHWHRWTSKDSFKANLNWHHIAVTYRFGEPDSIRGWIDGQPSDGAWTLGGKTTEPPIVDDDQIWIGSGNHGSRYVGLLDNVIVSRGLASDKTMASRYRRVGEARPPQLEAETMPEMGEIPPGRVLVTVGEGLASEKRWIHDDEVWPRESLRWLSDSFLIERLPIRYDDWGIRDAWQEPVLLRMAADVELTPGKHRLLMRARGMGRLWVDGKLIARTTPVTRSSPNGEQPVTPVATPPLPGMRPHGYHQQEVFADLDIPDAADISDAVSTGSNVHRVVLELAVGGKSQRTEPGETCIAVQTEGRESYDLLTPVGATVVPMTDQAVEDALATTEQRMRALDDKSRRFAAASQDAYWEKRHAIASQWVAEHLASTIPSPRTDAVAGDGQGHPVDAWIHDKIATAVEAAANSDGKVSKQFYGHVLPILRDHCFRCHGEKDKGGLKLNSRDAALQAGESEQPAVVPGDPEASELISQLRSGAMPPTDTGLSEDQISILEQWIRDGAAWPAPPVDQHRIEPAPMLSDASFLRRVYLDTVGVPPTLAEAQRFLDDSRPDKRERLIDAMLDDPRVADHWISFWQDRLAENPTLLNQSMGSTGPFRWFLYDSLRDHKPVDRMITELIMMRGSADTGGSAGFSMSGESDAPFAEKANILAAAFLGVDLQCARCHDSPYHSTLQRDLYSLAAMLERKSVKVPASSRVPDAFFEKKGRESLIRVTLKPNESIPPAWPLSDLIELGAEDQMQSQVIDADDSRERLAMLITAPQNRRFGQVMVNHVWKRLMGAGLVEPVNDWEGQTPSHPELLDWMVQEWITHGYDLRVVMRRIMTSDAYQREALGQNLGAAAEQRFFSSPDRRRLTAEQIVDSLHVATGNEMDVEELTFVHDGQRPIGQRQSLGVPTRAWMFASLNNERDRPSLSLPRARVVADVLQAFGWNGSRQKPICVRDTEPNVLQPGVLANGSLSMTLTRASLGSELSNVAIEATSPESLVDQWFLRILCRPPSERERQVFTTALGDGFEKRLLPESQVQYPEPLPPLPLVTWFNHLQSETDTIQKTLERRVSLGPPVDPRLDPRWRTVYEDFIWSLINHREFAWVP